From a single Pelodiscus sinensis isolate JC-2024 chromosome 4, ASM4963464v1, whole genome shotgun sequence genomic region:
- the MYL11 gene encoding myosin regulatory light chain 11, whose translation MGRGHEKGAAQPGSISSPGLLRAKLEDAAIVSPWHVTPPGSPRELYITPGGLAGLPSLPCSPTSRDSQQLRLPACGEEMAPKKAKRKAAEGSSNVFSMFDQTQIQEFKEAFTVIDQNRDGIIDKEDLRDTFAAMGRLNVKNEELEAMIKEASGPINFTVFLTMFGEKLKGADPEDVIMGAFKILDPDGKGSIKKQFLEELLTTQCDRFTPEEIKNMWAAFPPDVGGNVDYKNICYVITHGEDKEGE comes from the exons AAAGGAGCGGCCCAGCCGGGATCTATTTCAAGCCCTGGGCTCCTCCGAGCCAAACTTGAAGATGCTGCTATAGTTAGCCCTTGGCACGTCACCCCTCCCGGCTCCCCCCGGGAGCTCTATATAACCCCAGGGGGATTGGCAgggctccccagcctgccctgctcccccaccagcagagACTCCCAACAGCTGCGCCTGCCCGCCTGCGGAGAGGAGATG GCACCCAAGAAGGCCAAGAGGAAGGCAGCGGAAGGCAGCTCCAATGTCTTCTCCATGTTTGACCAAACCCAAATCCAGGAGTTCAAAGAG GCCTTCACCGTCATTGACCAGAACAGAGATGGCATCATCGACAAGGAGGACCTGCGGGACACATTCGCTGCCATGG GTCGCCTGAACGTGAAGAATGAGGAGCTGGAGGCCATGATTAAAGAAGCCAGTGGCCCCATCAACTTCACCGTCTTCCTCACCATGTTTGGGGAGAAGCTCAAGG GTGCTGACCCTGAGGACGTGATCATGGGGGCGTTCAAGATCCTGGACCCTGACGGCAAAGGATCCATCAAGAAGCAGTT CCTGGAAGAACTTCTGACCACCCAGTGTGACAGATTCACCCCGGAAGAG atCAAGAACATGTGGGCAGCTTTTCCTCCAGATGTGGGTGGCAACGTGGACTACAAGAACATCTGCTACGTCATTACACACGGTGAAGACAAAGAAGGAGAGTAA